One Brassica napus cultivar Da-Ae chromosome C4, Da-Ae, whole genome shotgun sequence genomic region harbors:
- the LOC106374425 gene encoding ras-related protein RABG2, which produces MESLKNRTLLKVIVLGDSGVGKTSLMNQYVYKKFNRQYKATIGADFVTKELHIEDKAVTLQIWDTAGQERFHSLGAAFYRGADCCVLVYDVNNLKSFETLNTWHMEFLKQANPVEPEKFPFVLIGNKTDVDGGNTRVVSDKRAVEWCGTKGNIPYYETSAKENINVDEAFLGVAHKALSNEHKQDYIYSRDLSASVTDILEEPSRPGCSC; this is translated from the exons GGTTGGCAAAACTTCATTGATGAACCA ATACGTGTACAAGAAGTTTAATCGACAATACAAGGCCACTATCGGAGCAGATTTTGTCACCAAGGAGCTCCATATTGAAGACAAAGCTGTCACTTTAcaa ATATGGGATACTGCTGGACAAGAGAGATTTCACAGTCTAGGAGCTGCGTTCTATAGAGGTGCTGATTGTTGCGTTCTTGTCTACGACGTTAACAATCTCAAATCTTTTGAAACACTCAACACTTGGCACATGGAGTTCCTCAAACAG GCAAATCCTGTTGAACCTGAGAAATTTCCATTTGTTTTGATTGGGAACAAAACCGATGTAGATGGTGGAAACACCCGAGTT GTTTCGGATAAGAGAGCCGTTGAATGGTGTGGTACGAAGGGAAACATACCGTACTATGAAACCTCTGCAAAGGAAAATATCAATGTGGATGAAGCTTTTTTGGGTGTTGCACACAAAGCTCTCTCCAATGAACATAAACAAGACTACAT ATATTCCAGAGATTTGTCTGCATCTGTTACAGACATTCTTGAGGAGCCGTCAAGACCAGGCTGTTCTTGCTGA